A region from the Vicia villosa cultivar HV-30 ecotype Madison, WI linkage group LG3, Vvil1.0, whole genome shotgun sequence genome encodes:
- the LOC131657899 gene encoding uncharacterized protein LOC131657899, giving the protein MYAGFSIKGKCFIDVLHFADDTLLVGNGSWNNLWAIKAVLRGFELILGLGINFYKSKLIGCRREENDFISLRIRIGSNPRRISTWKPHLSKIRKMMSSWEGRHINVGGRLTLLKSVLGSLAIFNLSFYKAPKFIIKEITKIQSNFLWGGKMDKRCIHWGRWKRDVSVAAMGGWSGGIWHWGDLGTASAHFLNAIAAAEKL; this is encoded by the exons ATGTATGCGGGTTTCTCTATCAAAGGAAAGTGTTTCATCGATGTTCTTCATTTTGCCGATGATACGTTATTGGTTGGAAATGGTAGTTGGAACAACCTATGGGCTATCAAGGCGGTTCTAAGGGGCTTTGAGCTTATATTGGGGCTTGGTATCAACTTTTACAAAAGCAAACTTATAG GGTGTAGGCGAGAAGAAAATGATTTCATTTCTCTAAGAATTCGAATTGGAAGCAATCCTAGAAGAATAAGTACTTGGAAGCCACATTTGAGCAAAATTAGAAAAATGATGTCAAGTTGGGAAGGGAGACATATTAATGTAGGAGGAAGATTGACGCTTCTTAAATCGGTTCTAGGGAGTTTAGCCATCTTCAATCTTTCTTTCTACAAAGCTCCGAAATTCATTATTAAGGAGATCACCAAGATTCAAAGCAATTTTCTATGGGGAGGGAAGATGGATAAAAGGTGCATCCATTGGGGTAGATGGAAAAGG GATGTCTCTGTCGCCGCAATGGGAGGATGGTCGGGTGGCATTTGGCATTGGGGGGACCTCGGGACTGCCTCTGCTCATTTTCTGAATGCAATTGCAGCTGCGGAAAAGTTGTAA